The Urbifossiella limnaea genome has a window encoding:
- a CDS encoding PIG-L family deacetylase, with the protein MPDALPDRLDVLAVAPHPDDLEILCGGTIAKLVKQGYKVGMADLTSGEPTPRGSLDTRKKEAEAARVALGSPLRINVELPNRVLMDSPENRFKLATVFRTYRPGILIVGAGRTPAASPDHHQGHLLGEAARFYSQLTKWDERFDGTKPYRVPHLVYCPFPFDAEQRSWHSTFVVDISDTFDAKLESIRAYESQFDAERFERVKHMIGSANGYHGARCGFRYGELFALPHPVGAPDLVTLVHGSKPTAPPDVPVGQGHLPMG; encoded by the coding sequence ATGCCCGACGCGCTTCCCGACCGGCTCGACGTGCTGGCCGTCGCCCCGCACCCCGACGACCTCGAAATCCTCTGCGGCGGCACCATCGCCAAGCTGGTGAAGCAGGGCTACAAGGTCGGCATGGCCGACCTGACCAGCGGCGAACCCACCCCGCGCGGCAGCCTCGACACGCGCAAGAAGGAAGCGGAGGCGGCCCGCGTCGCGCTCGGGAGCCCGTTGCGGATCAACGTCGAACTGCCGAACCGCGTGCTGATGGACTCGCCGGAGAACCGCTTCAAGCTGGCGACGGTGTTCCGCACGTACCGGCCCGGCATCCTCATCGTCGGGGCCGGCCGCACCCCGGCCGCGTCGCCGGACCACCACCAGGGCCACCTCCTCGGCGAGGCGGCGCGGTTCTACTCGCAGCTCACGAAGTGGGACGAGCGGTTCGACGGCACGAAGCCGTACCGGGTGCCGCACCTGGTGTACTGCCCGTTCCCGTTCGACGCCGAGCAGCGGAGCTGGCACAGCACGTTCGTCGTGGACATCTCGGACACGTTCGACGCGAAGTTGGAGTCGATCCGCGCGTACGAGTCGCAGTTCGACGCGGAGCGGTTCGAGCGGGTGAAGCACATGATCGGCTCGGCCAACGGCTACCACGGGGCGCGGTGCGGATTCCGCTACGGCGAGTTGTTCGCGCTGCCGCACCCGGTCGGGGCGCCGGACCTGGTCACGCTCGTCCACGGCAGCAAGCCGACGGCGCCGCCGGACGTGCCGGTGGGGCAGGGCCACCTGCCGATGGGGTGA